The Anaerolineae bacterium genome includes the window AAGAGTCCAGGGGCCTGAAGTGGAAACCTCTGCTACTCTCGTAGCTGAGATAACCGGTCAGCCTCGCTTGTCTATAACTACCCCTGATGGTAGGCTCTCGGGTCAAGCTTACGCTGGCCGTGAATCCCCCCTTAGAGTTGTGATCCAGAACAACGGTTCCGCTCCGGCCTACGGAGTAAAACTGAATGCCTATGAGCCCTCAGGATGGAGTGTGGAGTTCGAACCCAGCGATGAAATCGACGAAATCCCTGTGGGAAAGCAGGTAGAAGTGACGGTTAAGGTGCGCCCGTCGGAAAAGGCAGTGGCTGGAGACTACATGCTGACCCTTAATGCTACCCCTAAAGAGGGGTCCAGTGCTTCCGCCGATTTCCGCATTACTGTGTTAACTTCAACCCTGTGGGGTGTGGTCGGTTTGGGAATAATCGCTGTGGCTGTTCTTGTGGTAGCTCTTGCTGTAATGCGCTTCGGCCGGCGCTAACCCCTTTGACAAGAGGTGAACCCTATGACAAGGTGGGTTGTAGAAACGGTCGGGCTCACCAAACGCTATGGTGAGCTTGTGGCGGTGGATAAGCTCAACCTCAAGGTCCAGGAAGGGGAAGTTTTCGGCTTGCTGGGGCCCAACGGTTCTGGAAAAACCACTACTATCCTCATGCTTCTGGGCCTCACTGAACCTACCTCTGGCAGTGTAAGGGTTTTGGGTTTTGACCCTACCCGCCAGCCCCTGAGCGTTAAGTCCAGGGTTGGATATCTCCCGGAGCTGGTAGGCTTTTACGATGATTTAACCGCCAGAGAGAACATGATTTACATAGCAAAGCTCAACGGTCTTTCCAGGCGCGAAGCTTATAAACGCATAGAGCAAGCTCTGGAACAGGTTGGCCTCAAAGATGTGGCCGATAAGCCTGTAGCTGCCTTCTCCCGGGGTATGCGACAACGCCTGGGGCTGGCGGAAATTCTCATAAAAAACCCCAGTTTAATTATCCTGGATGAGCCTACCCAAGGGCTTGACCCCGAAGGAGCAAGGGAATTCCTGGAAATGGTCAAAGAGCTTAAAAGGCGTGGGATAACCGTTTTGCTTTCTTCTCACATATTATCTCAGGTTCAGAAGATATGCGACCGCGTGGGCCTTTTCCACAGGGGAAAGATGGTGCTGGAAGGCACCGTTAGCGAGTTAGCCCTCAAAGTTCTGGGTTATGCTTACAGAATCCGTCTGGAAGCCCAGGGCTCTCCTGAGGCCATCATTAAAGCCCTGCGAAGCGTCCCCGGCGTCCTTGAAGTATACCAGCCGGCTCCTGGAATTTACGAGGCTAAAGCGGAAAAAGATGTGCGTTCAGAAACTGTGCGGGCCATCTTGGAAGCCGGAGGAATTTTCAGAGGCCTCGCGGTTGAAGAGCCAAACCTTGATGAAGTTTACACTGGCTATTTTGAAAAGTTGGAGGTGGAAAAATGAACCTCAGAGCTGAGCGTGAGGGTTCGCCCTGGAAAGGCTTATGGGCAGTAATGACCAAAGAGATGGCCGACCATTTGACCAGTGTCCGGATGCAGATTTTGGAAGCGCTCATAGCTCTCACAGCTTTCGTAACCGTTTATGCTGCTATTCAAAAGATAAGAACTGTTATAGGGCATGACCCATTTTTATTCCTCAAGCTTTTTACAGAGAACAGGGAGCCTTTGCCGGCCTTTGTGGGCCTTTTAGGTTTCCTTGTCCCTTTGGTAGCTATAGCTCTGGCTTTTGATGCTATTAACGGTGAATTTAACCGCCGGACTATTTCTCGCCTTCTTGCTCAACCCATCTACCGCGATGCTCTTCTCTTCGGCAAGTTCCTGGCAGGTTTTTTCACCCTGGCCTTGATGCTGGTAGCAATATGGCTTTTGGTGATGGGTCTGGGGCTACTTCTGCTGGGCGTACCTCCGAGGGGGGAGGAGGTTTTAAGGAGCTTTTTGCATTTAGGGGCCTGTCTATTCTACGGCGGGATATGGCTCGCTGTAGCTTTGCTCTTTTCCGTAATCTTCAGGCAGCCCGCTACAGCCGCCCTGGCCTCCATAGCTGTATGGCTCTTTTTCTCCGCTTTCTGGGTTACGATTGCTGAGGCACTGGCTCCCCTGCTGCGACCTGTCCATTTCGGTTTACCGGAAGAATACCTTGCCCAGGTTCAGGCTACTATGGCTCTTTCGCGTCTTTCACCAAATATTTTGTATGGAGAAATAACATTAGCCCTTCTTCGACCCGAGATCCGGGCCCTTGGGCCGCTGCTGGCTTTCCAACTGCAGGGGGCTATTCTAGGTTCTCCTTTGCCTCTGAGCCAGAGCCTCCTTCTCATCTGGCCTCACCTCACAGGACTGGTAGCTTCTACGATCTTGCTTTTCGCCTTGAGTTATGTGCTTTTCCAGAGGCAGGAAATAAGAGCTTAATTTTTACTCATGTCTGACGCTTTTCCCGCGCTTTTAACGAGCCCCTTTTCAGAGTTATTAAAAGCCTTCGCGCGGGGTTATAGATTTTTTCCAACAATATCCTGGTTTCAGCCAGCCAGTAATGCACCAGCAGGGCACACGGTGTGAGGGGTTGAACACAGGCCAGAAACGTCTGGGAAGCAGGCGATAATCTCCCTCTTTAAGGGAAGGCTTTTCAGCAAAAGTGTCCAGGAAGAGCAAACGGGAGCGAGGATTAGCTCTGGCGTAGTCCAGCAGGGCAGCCATTGTCTTGCCGGTGTAGGTGGTTTCGAGGGGTAGACCCTCAAGCTCCGCCGTCAATTCTACAGCCCTTGAAGATTCGGGGGTAGGGTGAGCATAGCCTGGCCCAAGATACTCCCCTATCAATATTATTTCATCCGGCTTCAGTTCCATCGGGGGTACTCCGGGGTCAAGCTTCCGGAGAAAGCGGACGGTCCTGTTAACCATACGAGCCACCTTAGGCCGATTAGCAATGCTTTCTTCAATCACCCTGACTCCGATGATCCGGCTTTTCAGGTTTGCCAGCCTCGCTCCCAAAAGAAGCCCCGCGAAAGTCCCGCAGGAACCCACTGCTACGAAGATAGCTTCGGGTTCGGGAATATTCATCGTATCTAGTTGCTCTTTGATTTCTAAAGCGGCGTTGACATAACCCAGAATGCCAAGGGTTCCTGAGGCACCTGGATAGATAAAATAAGGAAGTTTGCGGGAAAGGGAAAAGTGGCGCAGATACTGCCATATAAAAGATAAGGCAAGCCCGGGATAATCGCCGCAGAAGTGGGCTTCAATTCCCAGAGGCACGCTCATAAGGAGATTTCGCCGCACCTCTTCGCCTATGGGTTCACAGAAATAGCAACAAACAGCTTTAATCCCGAACTGATGAGCGATTACAGCTGTGGCAAGGGTATGATGGGAGCCAAGGGCCCCTCCCGTTATCACAACGCGGGCTTTACGGCGCAGGATATCGGCAAATATAAACTCAAATTTGCGTATCTTGTTCCCCCCGTAAACGGGATGAGTTAGACCATCTCTCTTAACCCAGATTTCTGCTCCGAACCGGGAAGAAAGCTTCTCCATAAAGGTGAGCGGAGTTGGGAGTGTGGCGAGCTGGATGAAGGGAACCTTACCTTTAAGGGCTGGGAACCGGGTAAAAATAGCTCGTTCTTCCATTCCTTTACCTCCTCAGGCGAGTGAAAACCTCCCAGGGCCAGCCGGAGGTCAGGTGGTCAGGGTTGTTCATTCCCCAGTTTATGCCGCCGGTGCAGAAAAAAGAGACGTTTACACGCCCGGTAAGAAGAGGAATTACAGTAGAATTGCGACACAGGGACATGTCGGCGAGGGTGCGGGAAATAACAGCTTCGTATCCGGCAGTGATGAGGTAGCTTCTGAAGAGAAAACGGGTTAAACTTTGCCAGCCCCTCAGAGGGGCAAGTTTGCTCAAGGCTTTGTTAACCGCAGTTATCAGCCAGGCCCCCGGAGCTTGGCCTTCTGTCATTAAGTTATTGGCTGAAACTTCCAGGCGGTTGCCGTGCCCACACCAGAGCCATTCCCTTCCAGCTCTCTCAATCAGACTTCTCAAAGAGAAGAAATCAGTCCGGATTATCACGATTTCCGGGTCTACCGGGAAATCCTCCAGAGGACCCAGGAGAAAGCCTGTGGTGGGAAACTGAAGCCTTGGAGAAAGCCGGAGTTCAAAGGGTTTCCTGGCTTCCTTAAAGCCCAGAACTACAGGGGACCAGCGGCAGACTTTGATGGAGCCCGGCAGGACTTTCAGCATCTGACCTTCTCCAGCAAGGCGCACAGCATCGCAGTAAGATACCCCCTGGTAGATGGGAAAGTGTGTGTATTGGTCCTGGGCTGAAAGCACTTTAACTCCCACCATTTCCAGGAACCTCCGGTATTGGGGGGTGATGGAAACGTTTCCGGCTTAAAAGAAGGGGGAATTGATGCCTCACCGTCCCCAATATCAGCCATAAAGCGAGGGAGTTTTGCCGGCGAGATGGTTTTTCCCCAATAGCCCACTGGACAAGCTCCAGAAGGTGAATCACCGGCCGCAGGTTAGGGTCAGCCAGGCGAGCTACCGAAAACATGGCCAGGCACCCGGCGCAGTAAACACAGGTGGCCTCTGCTTTAACCCGGCGGTGATCCCGTGAAGTAGCCCTTGCTGAGGCCAGAATGGAAAAGGGGTGATAGGCTGCGAAGGGAGAAAATCCACCGCCAATGCCACAGCAGAGCTGACTTTCCCTATTGTGGGGCGCTTCTGTCACTTCTACTCCAAGCAGATTCAGTATCTTCCTTGGAATTTCGGCGAAATCCTCTCCTAAGAGGCGAGAGTGACAGGAATCTTGCACTGTGACTTTCAGCCTGAGGGGGCGCACAGGGCCAAAATTCTCCCTTTTGAGGCCATCCAGGAGAAATTCAAAGTAATGGGAAAAGTGTATGCTGGAGAAATCAGCCCCGAACTGTGGTAGCACATTTTTAAGCATGTTGAAGCAGGCGGTGCATAGGACGTAAACGTGCTCAGCCTTTAACCTGCGGAACCATAGGGTAAGCCTGGCGGCTACCTGTTCCACCTCCTCGTAGAGCCCCATTCTGAAGAGCATTTCCCCACAGCAGTAATCTAAGCCACCTCTTATTTCTATACCCTGAAAGAGGCGGGAAAAAGTCAAATAGGGGACCATGAGAAGATTGCAGCCAGAATAGAGGAATTCTTGAATGGGTTCCGTTCTTGACCATCCAGCTAACTTCAGGCGCTCCTCTGGTGGGAGCCGGGCGACAATATCTGTGCGGAAATTAGGTCGGGAATGGGGGAGGAAATAGCGGGCGTAAAGGGGAAGGCCTCTTTCCCTGTATATTTCATGCCAGAGGTCCAGAATAAGGTTGGCGGGCCTGGCATCCTGAGGGCAAAAGGTATTGCAGGCCATGCACGAAGTGCAAACTTTGAGGATCCTGGAACTTTTCCCCTTTAAGAGCCTTTCCATCTCCCTGGCTGCCTCTTGCGGGCGAAGGCTCAAAACAGGACAGCGGTGAAAACACTCCCCGCAGAGGTTACAGCGTTCCCGAGCGAACGGTTCCCGGGTGTATTTCTTCGGATTCATAGCGCCTAACCATGGTTATAGCTTCAACTGGGCAGACCTCAACGCATCTCCCGCAGCCGAAGCACAATCCTTTCAAATAGCTCCTATGGTTCTCAACAGCTCTCGCTCCAAATGGGCACGCTCTCACGCATTCCCCAAAGCCTCTGCAGCGAGTTAAATCGGTTTTAGAGATATAGGGCCCCAAGATGAAAGGGTAAACCCTCTGCCCGAGTTCCCGGTTCAGGATGTAGGGGACACAACCGCAGGTGCAGCAATTACAGATAACATACTCGGTGTTTCCGTAGGTCGGGCAATGGACAAACACCATCTGCCACATCCCCAGGTTGTGACACTCGGATATAATCTCTTTGGCTTCTTCAAAGGTGATAAAGCGGTAATCTTTGGGGAAAGCTTTTGTCCAGGCTTCAACTCCCGAGCGGATTACAATATCAGTTTCCAGAGGATGAGAGCATGCCCTGTGGGATATACGGCAACGGCATGGCCCCACTGCTATAGGGCCATCCACTCGCTCCAGGAATTCCAGGACCTGAGGGAACGGGAGGGGTTTAGCAGTATCGGCCCAGCGCGCGAAAGGTGCAGCTAAGGTCCATCCCAGGGCAAACCGAAGGAAAGGAAGCTGTCCCAGCTTTTTCCATTTTCCTCTGAGCAAGGAAAAGCTCAAAGACAAGAGGGGAAGTTCAGCATAGCGGGCAAATAAATAGAGCAATACCCTTTCCCACAGCGCCTCTTCGCCTGCGGAATGAAAACGCGACATCTTTCCTCCTTTGGTTCATTTTATCGCAAAAAATAAGGGATGCAAATTTGTCAGATCTACCGGACGGTCAAATTCTCACCGAGTTCATGCTGCCGGAATAAAACTTTAAGCCCTGGGCTCGCAGTGGAGATAAGATTCCTGGTCGTAATACCCGATTCCGAACTTTGGTATTAAAAAAGGCGGCAATCGCATTCTACTGGAAGCCCCGATGTGATATAATCAAAGTGATAATCCTGGTTTTTGCGAAAGAGCTTACCCGGGAGGTTCAGATGAAAAACTTTGTGGCAGTTGACCTGGGCGGAACCAGCATAAGAGCAGCCCTTTATACCGAAGAGGGAAAACCTCTGGCTCGCCACATTCTTCCCACCCTTGCTCATGAAGGGTTAGAAGCTACTTTAGGTCGAATCTTCACGGCTATTGAAGAAGTGATGAAAGGCTGGGAGAAGCCTGCAGCCATAGGGGTTGGAGCTCCTGGCCCTCTGGATCCATGGAGAGGTGTTATCCTTTCGGCTCCCAATTTGCCAGGCTGGGAAAACATCCCCTTTGCCGAAATCCTCTGGAAACGCTTTGGGGTTCCGGCTTTTGTGGGGAATGATGCTAACGTAGCAGCCCTGGCCGAGCACAGGTTGGGGGCTGGGAAAGGGTTTTCCAACATCATTTACGTTACGGTAAGCACAGGCATAGGTGGTGGTATAATTGTGGATGGCTCCCTCCTTTTGGGAGCTGGGGGCTTTGCGGGGGAGGTTGGCCACATCGTGGTAAAACCGGATGGCCCTCCATGCACCTGTGGGGGGATAGGGTGCCTGGAAGCTCTGGCTTCGGGGCCAGCCATCGCTCGGGAGGCTTTGAGGCGCCTGAAAGAGGGAATCAATTCCTCCATCCCCAGGTTTGTGGAAGGCCCCATTGAAAGCCTGAGCGCAAAGGAAGTGGCAATGGCTGCCCTTGAAGGAGATCCTTTAGCGCAGGAACTATTCAGAGAAGCCGGTTACTATCTGGGAATTGGATTCGTTAGCCTCATCCATATCTTTAACCCCTCAAGGATAATAGTAGGCGGAGGGGTGGCAAAGGTGGGTAGATTGCTTCTGGAGCCAGCGGAGGAAGTGGTCAAAAAGCTTACTATGAAGGAATTTCTGCAAGACTTTGAAATAGTGCCTGCCGCCCTTGGGGATGAGGCAGGGCTTTTAGGAGCCTACCTTCTGGCTAAGGAAAGCCTTCAATCCTTAATCGTCAACAAATTATCAAGCCATTCCTCTGATTCTTCGTAAAGCTCGCACTCTTCTAAAGCTGCCTCCGCTACTTCCCGGATATCAGGGTCCGGATCTGAGCACAATTTGGAGAGGGTGTTTTTGGCTTTTTCTCCACCGATCAGGCCAAGAGACCATATAGCTTCCATCCTCAGGTCTTTATCTTTTTCGTGCAGGGCGATTTCTATAAGGTCGGGGGTGGCCTCTTTTACTCCCGCTTCCCCCGCCGCTCTAACAGCCTCATAGCGTATGTCGTAAACATCGTTCTTGAGCTCTTTCAAGATAATAGGAGCCCACTTCTGGTGGCTGTTCCTGCCCATAGCAAAGAGAGCGCTCACTTTCATCTGGAGGTCAGGACAATTGTAGGCTTTCTCTATTATATCCAGGATTTCTGGGTCGGTAAGGAATCCCAGGGCCTCCACAGCGTGCCGCCTTGATTCCAGGGGCAAACTTTCATTGTGGAAGACGCTGATGAGAAAATTCTTCACCCTGAGGAAATCTTCAAAGGGTAGCTCCGGAGCCAGGATCTCGGCCATAGGATCGGTGGAAAAAAGCTCATACTCGTTTATGGAACCTTCATAGATGTACCGGCCCAGGGTTCTAATAGCTTGCGAGCGAACCCCCTGCGCTGGATCGTTAAGAGCCAGGTCAAAGAGTTTATCAATAAAATGGGCTTCGGGGTAGTTCCAGATAACCATTGCAGCGTTCGCCCTGACGTCCGGGTCCTCATCTTCCAGCAAGATATCAAGCACCTGAAGGTGCTCCTGACTGTATTCATCACTTTCAAATATGGTGTTCAACAGTCGTAGCTTGTCCATCTTACTCCACTGTTTCACCTTTTCCACTTTCATTTTCTCCCCTCTCCTCCACGATTTTCCGGAGACGCACTTTTCCTATTCGTCTTCCGACTAGCGATAGAACTTCGAAATCGAAGCCTTCCAGCTGGAAACGGGCTCCCTTTTCGGGCACTCTTCCAAATTTACTATACACCAGCCCCCCTACAGTGTCAATACCCTCCAGGTCTAATTCTTTACCGATAATTTCCTCCAGGTCCTCAAGGCTGAGCCTGGCATCCAGGATGTATTCCCCCTCCCCGATTTCACGGATAAGGGGTTCCTCGCGGTCGTATTCATCCTGTATCTCGCCGAGTATCTCCTCCAGCAAATCTTCCAGAGTGACAATCCCAGCAGTTCCTCCGTACTCGTCCACCACTATAGCCATATGGATTCTCTGACGTTGCATCTCCCTGAGGAGCTCAGCAGCGTTTTTGGTTTCAGGAACAAAGTAAGGAGGGCGAAGGATGGCTTTCACCTGTTCGTCCCATCCCCCTTCCCATGCTTTCCGGAGCAAGTCTTTCACATGGATTATGCCCACAATATTGTCTATGGAATCCTCATAAGCGGGGAAACGGGAGTGGCCGCTTTCGGTGGCCAGCTTTATCGCCTCCGCCACGGTGGCTTCAGCTTTCAAGGTCACTAAATCAATTCTGGGCACCATTATTTCCCTCACTATAGTCTCTTCCAGGTCCATTGCCCCTTCCACAATTTCGTGTTTTTCCTTTCCCAACCCCAGCGTTTTTTCGCCTTCAGATTCTCTGAAACCAAAAATTTTTCGGGCTTTGCTGTACAGGATGGTCAAAGGTGCCAGGAGCAGGGCAACAAATTCAGATAGCCCTTCCAGAGGAGAAGGGTAACTGCTTACCCTTTCACCGAGAGTCTGGAGGAGCATGGCTGAAAAACCGTTGAGGAGAAGCACAAGGAGAAAAGTTAATGATGGTGGCAGGAAAGGCTCCAGAGCTCTGAAGGAACTGGCTCCAGCCAGGAGAAGAGAAGTGCCAGCTAAAAAGTCAAAGGAAAATCTGCCTTCTTCATCAGGTTTATGCCTCTTTAGCCAGAGGTTTTTCAAGACGAAACTCGCCCAGAAAACCGCCAGGCTTAAGAGCCATAGAGCAATGTAGCTCATTTTTTCTCCTTCGCCGGAACCCCGTAAACCAATGCTCCGGGGGGAACATCTCTCGTCACTACTGAGCCAGCCCCAGTTTTAGCTTTCTTGCCCACCTTAACCGGCGCTACCAGCATCGTATCGCTTCCGATAAAGGCCTCATCCTCTATGATGGTAGGATGCTTGGTTTGACCATCAAAGTTGCAAGTTATGGTTCCTGCACCTATGTTCACTTTGGCCCCGACCGTAGCGTCTCCCAGGTAACTGAAATGGTTAACCTTAGTGCCAGGTCCTATATAGCTGTTTTTAATT containing:
- a CDS encoding 4Fe-4S binding protein yields the protein MSRFHSAGEEALWERVLLYLFARYAELPLLSLSFSLLRGKWKKLGQLPFLRFALGWTLAAPFARWADTAKPLPFPQVLEFLERVDGPIAVGPCRCRISHRACSHPLETDIVIRSGVEAWTKAFPKDYRFITFEEAKEIISECHNLGMWQMVFVHCPTYGNTEYVICNCCTCGCVPYILNRELGQRVYPFILGPYISKTDLTRCRGFGECVRACPFGARAVENHRSYLKGLCFGCGRCVEVCPVEAITMVRRYESEEIHPGTVRSGTL
- a CDS encoding (Fe-S)-binding protein, which translates into the protein MNPKKYTREPFARERCNLCGECFHRCPVLSLRPQEAAREMERLLKGKSSRILKVCTSCMACNTFCPQDARPANLILDLWHEIYRERGLPLYARYFLPHSRPNFRTDIVARLPPEERLKLAGWSRTEPIQEFLYSGCNLLMVPYLTFSRLFQGIEIRGGLDYCCGEMLFRMGLYEEVEQVAARLTLWFRRLKAEHVYVLCTACFNMLKNVLPQFGADFSSIHFSHYFEFLLDGLKRENFGPVRPLRLKVTVQDSCHSRLLGEDFAEIPRKILNLLGVEVTEAPHNRESQLCCGIGGGFSPFAAYHPFSILASARATSRDHRRVKAEATCVYCAGCLAMFSVARLADPNLRPVIHLLELVQWAIGEKPSRRQNSLALWLILGTVRHQFPLLLSRKRFHHPPIPEVPGNGGS
- a CDS encoding ROK family protein; its protein translation is MKNFVAVDLGGTSIRAALYTEEGKPLARHILPTLAHEGLEATLGRIFTAIEEVMKGWEKPAAIGVGAPGPLDPWRGVILSAPNLPGWENIPFAEILWKRFGVPAFVGNDANVAALAEHRLGAGKGFSNIIYVTVSTGIGGGIIVDGSLLLGAGGFAGEVGHIVVKPDGPPCTCGGIGCLEALASGPAIAREALRRLKEGINSSIPRFVEGPIESLSAKEVAMAALEGDPLAQELFREAGYYLGIGFVSLIHIFNPSRIIVGGGVAKVGRLLLEPAEEVVKKLTMKEFLQDFEIVPAALGDEAGLLGAYLLAKESLQSLIVNKLSSHSSDSS
- a CDS encoding HEAT repeat domain-containing protein codes for the protein MKVEKVKQWSKMDKLRLLNTIFESDEYSQEHLQVLDILLEDEDPDVRANAAMVIWNYPEAHFIDKLFDLALNDPAQGVRSQAIRTLGRYIYEGSINEYELFSTDPMAEILAPELPFEDFLRVKNFLISVFHNESLPLESRRHAVEALGFLTDPEILDIIEKAYNCPDLQMKVSALFAMGRNSHQKWAPIILKELKNDVYDIRYEAVRAAGEAGVKEATPDLIEIALHEKDKDLRMEAIWSLGLIGGEKAKNTLSKLCSDPDPDIREVAEAALEECELYEESEEWLDNLLTIKD
- a CDS encoding ABC transporter ATP-binding protein, translated to MTRWVVETVGLTKRYGELVAVDKLNLKVQEGEVFGLLGPNGSGKTTTILMLLGLTEPTSGSVRVLGFDPTRQPLSVKSRVGYLPELVGFYDDLTARENMIYIAKLNGLSRREAYKRIEQALEQVGLKDVADKPVAAFSRGMRQRLGLAEILIKNPSLIILDEPTQGLDPEGAREFLEMVKELKRRGITVLLSSHILSQVQKICDRVGLFHRGKMVLEGTVSELALKVLGYAYRIRLEAQGSPEAIIKALRSVPGVLEVYQPAPGIYEAKAEKDVRSETVRAILEAGGIFRGLAVEEPNLDEVYTGYFEKLEVEK
- a CDS encoding ABC transporter permease — translated: MNLRAEREGSPWKGLWAVMTKEMADHLTSVRMQILEALIALTAFVTVYAAIQKIRTVIGHDPFLFLKLFTENREPLPAFVGLLGFLVPLVAIALAFDAINGEFNRRTISRLLAQPIYRDALLFGKFLAGFFTLALMLVAIWLLVMGLGLLLLGVPPRGEEVLRSFLHLGACLFYGGIWLAVALLFSVIFRQPATAALASIAVWLFFSAFWVTIAEALAPLLRPVHFGLPEEYLAQVQATMALSRLSPNILYGEITLALLRPEIRALGPLLAFQLQGAILGSPLPLSQSLLLIWPHLTGLVASTILLFALSYVLFQRQEIRA
- a CDS encoding hemolysin family protein, which codes for MSYIALWLLSLAVFWASFVLKNLWLKRHKPDEEGRFSFDFLAGTSLLLAGASSFRALEPFLPPSLTFLLVLLLNGFSAMLLQTLGERVSSYPSPLEGLSEFVALLLAPLTILYSKARKIFGFRESEGEKTLGLGKEKHEIVEGAMDLEETIVREIMVPRIDLVTLKAEATVAEAIKLATESGHSRFPAYEDSIDNIVGIIHVKDLLRKAWEGGWDEQVKAILRPPYFVPETKNAAELLREMQRQRIHMAIVVDEYGGTAGIVTLEDLLEEILGEIQDEYDREEPLIREIGEGEYILDARLSLEDLEEIIGKELDLEGIDTVGGLVYSKFGRVPEKGARFQLEGFDFEVLSLVGRRIGKVRLRKIVEERGENESGKGETVE
- a CDS encoding pyridoxal-phosphate dependent enzyme, whose amino-acid sequence is MEERAIFTRFPALKGKVPFIQLATLPTPLTFMEKLSSRFGAEIWVKRDGLTHPVYGGNKIRKFEFIFADILRRKARVVITGGALGSHHTLATAVIAHQFGIKAVCCYFCEPIGEEVRRNLLMSVPLGIEAHFCGDYPGLALSFIWQYLRHFSLSRKLPYFIYPGASGTLGILGYVNAALEIKEQLDTMNIPEPEAIFVAVGSCGTFAGLLLGARLANLKSRIIGVRVIEESIANRPKVARMVNRTVRFLRKLDPGVPPMELKPDEIILIGEYLGPGYAHPTPESSRAVELTAELEGLPLETTYTGKTMAALLDYARANPRSRLLFLDTFAEKPSLKEGDYRLLPRRFWPVFNPSHRVPCWCITGWLKPGYCWKKSITPREGF
- a CDS encoding DUF169 domain-containing protein, with amino-acid sequence MVGVKVLSAQDQYTHFPIYQGVSYCDAVRLAGEGQMLKVLPGSIKVCRWSPVVLGFKEARKPFELRLSPRLQFPTTGFLLGPLEDFPVDPEIVIIRTDFFSLRSLIERAGREWLWCGHGNRLEVSANNLMTEGQAPGAWLITAVNKALSKLAPLRGWQSLTRFLFRSYLITAGYEAVISRTLADMSLCRNSTVIPLLTGRVNVSFFCTGGINWGMNNPDHLTSGWPWEVFTRLRR